A portion of the Podospora pseudoanserina strain CBS 124.78 chromosome 2, whole genome shotgun sequence genome contains these proteins:
- a CDS encoding hypothetical protein (COG:S; EggNog:ENOG503NWJK), with product MTEKQFNVGIVGYGLSAKVFHIPFIQLTPSLKLHSIVQRTPKPGNSAPEDYPDLKHYTATEDLIADPDVDVVVLCTPPNTHYPLTRSALLNNKHVLVEKPFVPTSGEADELTALARQQKRVLCVYQNRRWDSDFLTVQNLLKEDKLGRIVEFETHFDRLRLTALAKGSTWKAGLKMDEAGGVLYDLGSHLLDQVFVLFGMPDGVTGRFVNQREGRLVTGDGTDEQEPDSVTAILSYKNKGLLVFVRAGVACVETRQMRFWVRGTKGSYHKSGLDPQEDHLRAGGKATDTDFGKESEDRFGRLCIVGGDGKVEDQVCPTVEPETYVRFYHLFAKAVASGKEEGVPVPASQAAQVLRIIEAVRESAKTGSEVTPQA from the exons ATGACCGAAAAGCAATTCAACGTTGGCATCGTCGGCTATGG cctctcCGCCAAAGTCTTTCACATCCCTTTCATCCaactcaccccctccctcaagctTCACTCTATCGTCCAGCGCACTCCCAAGCCAGGCAACTCCGCCCCAGAAGACTACCCTGACCTCAAGCACTACACTGCTACCGAGGATCTCATCGCCGACCCAGACGTCGACGTGGTGGTCCTCTGCACCCCACCAAACACCCACTACCCCCTGACCCGCTCAGCActgctcaacaacaagcatGTCCTTGTCGAGAAGCCGTTTGTTCCCACCTCAGGCGAGGCGGATGAGTTGACTGCTTTGGCGAGACAGCAAAAGCGGGTGCTTTGCGTCTATCAGAACCGGCGATGGGATTCGGACTTTCTTACTGTTCAGAATCTCCTCAAGGAGGACAAGCTGGGAAGAATTGTCGAGTTCGAGACGCACTTTGACAGATTACGATTGACGGCTCTGGCGAAGGGTTCGACGTGGAAGGCGGGGCTCAAGATGGACGAGGCGGGAGGGGTGTTGTATGATCTTGGCTCCCACTTGTTGGATCaggtgtttgtgttgtttgGTATGCCTGATGGCGTGACAGGGAGATTCGTCAACCAGAGAGAAGGGAGGCTTGTCACTGGGGATGGGACCGATGAGCAGGAGCCGGATAGTGTGACTGCTATCCTGAGCTATAAGAAcaaggggttgttggtcttTGTTCGTGCCGGCGTCGCCTGTGTCGAGACCAGACAGATGCGGTTCTGGGTCCGGGGTACCAAAGGCAGTTATCATAAGAGCGGGTTGGATCCTCAGGAGGATCATCTCCGAGCCGGTGGCAAGGCGACTGACACCGACTTCGGCAAGGAATCGGAGGACAGATTCGGGAGGTTGTGTATCGTCGGCGGTGACGGGAAGGTGGAAGACCAGGTTTGCCCTACTGTAGAGCCGGAGACATATGTCAGGTTCTATCACCTGTTTGCGAAGGCTGTTGCAAGCGGAAAGGAGGAAGGTGTACCAGTGCCTGCGTCACAGGCGGCGCA